The Chthoniobacterales bacterium genomic interval TCTCCGGGAAGGAAAAGAAAAAGCGACGCGACGCCAACAAGGCCGAACATCACCGCCACGAACGCCGGGATGCCGACCGACCGCGCCCAATGCTGCACGAGCACATCGGTCAGCCCGAAGAAGGCCGCCGCTCCCAGCGAATACATCGCGTCCGGCTTCCGCAATCGCGGCGCGAGCAACCGCCACGTCGCCCCGGTTACCAGAACCACGCCCATCGTGCTCGCCGCGGCGCCGATCCACCAGGTCGCCGCAATCGCCTGCCCGAACAGCAGGGCGCTGAACACCGCCGTGAGCAGCACCTTTGTCCCGAGCAACGGCGTGGCCACGGAGACCTCACCCGCGCGCAACGCCCGGAACGTAAAAATCTGCCCGATCAAAAACGACACCGTCGCCAGCGCCGGCCGCCACATCTCCGACCAATCCACCCGGTCAGCCACCAGCCAGAGCATCTGGAAAAGCCCCGCCGGCACCAGGTTCGCCGCCAGGTTCACCTGACTCTGCCGGCAGCCCGCGTTCAGCGCGTTCTTGAGCAACAACACCGCCGCCACGTAGCCGAGGGCGGCCAGCGCCGGCAACGCCAGCACGAGCGACGAACTCACGCCGTCCGCAATTCCTCGAGCCGCGCGCGCAGATCGACGGCCGCCCACTGCCCCTTGACGTTCGGGCGCTCGATCCAGCCGTAGTTCAGGATCGAGCCGCAGCTCGCCGCCGTCAGACGCGAAATTTTTCCA includes:
- a CDS encoding DMT family transporter; translation: MSSSLVLALPALAALGYVAAVLLLKNALNAGCRQSQVNLAANLVPAGLFQMLWLVADRVDWSEMWRPALATVSFLIGQIFTFRALRAGEVSVATPLLGTKVLLTAVFSALLFGQAIAATWWIGAAASTMGVVLVTGATWRLLAPRLRKPDAMYSLGAAAFFGLTDVLVQHWARSVGIPAFVAVMFGLVGVASLFLFLPGEGRRIFTLPGAAWAPLLIGSTVLGVQALGMAVALGLHESATAVNIVYSSRAVWSVVFAWLVARIWSGDEAHDSAEVMRRRLAGAVLLFAAVVVVLI